In the Phenylobacterium soli genome, CTGGCGGATCGAACTGCCGCTCGCCTGGCCGGGCGTGCTCTCGGCCCTGGCCCTGACCTTCGCCCACACTATGGGCGAGTTCGGCGTGGTGCTGATGGTCGGCGGCTCGATCCCGGGCCAGACGCGGACCCTGGCGTTGTCGATCTACGATCGTGTGCAGGCCTTCGACTTCGGCGCGGCGGGCGCGATGAGCGCCGCCCTGCTGGCCTTCTCGATCCTGGCCATCGCCGTGGTGCATGGCGTCTCCAGCCGGGTGGGCGCACGCCGTGGCTGAGCCGGGTCTTCACGTCCATTTGTCTCAGGCCCAGCCGATCCCGCTGGAGGTCGAACTGGCCTGCGCGCCCGGCGAGGTCCTGGGGGTCGTGGGGCCGTCCGGCGCCGGCAAGACGACCCTGCTGCGCGCCATCGCCGGCGTGACCAAGGTGAGGGGCGGCCGCATCGCAGTCGACGGCGAGACCTGGTTCGACAGCGCGGGGGGGATCGACCTGCCGGCGCACCGCCGGGCGGTGGGGCTGGTCTTCCAGGAACACGCCCTGTTCCCGCACCTGACCGCGCTCGGCAACGTGGCGGTGGCGCTCGGCCATTGTCCCGCGACGGAGCGGCAGCCGCGCGCCGCCGAGCTTCTTCGCCGCATGCACCTCGACGGCCTGGAGAATCGGCGTCCGGCCGAACTGTCCGGCGGCCAGCGCCAGCGGGTGGCGATCGCCCGCGCCCTGGCGCGCGATCCCAAGGTCCTGCTGCTCGACGAGCCGTTCTCGGCGGTGGATCGCCGCACCCGGACCCGCCTGCACGCCGAGATCGCCGAGCTTCGCAACGGCCTGTCGATTCCCATGCTGCTGGTCAGTCACGACATCGACGAGGTGACCCGGCTCGCCGACCGCATCGCCTTACTGGACCAGGGATCGCTCAAGTTGACGGGGCGCGCCTCGGAACTGCTCTCCCAGCCTCTGGCGCGGGAGCTTTTGCTCGGCGAAATTGCCGAAACGCCGGATCATGGCGATTAAGAGGCGAACCTCTGTCAAAAAACTCGCGCGCGACGGGAGGGCGCACACCGCTCTTTAAGCCTTGAATTCGACCATGGGGCAGGGCACAGGGACGACAAGCCTGCCGGACAAAACAGCGACTCGACGCACAGTGATTGGCGTCGTCGGGCTCGTTGCGAAAACCCGGCGGAATCGGACCCCAGCCCCTAGTCGTCAGGGCCCTGCATGATCTCTTCCCTCTTCGGCGCGATCTCCAACGATATCGCCATCGACCTCGGCACCGCCAACACCCTCATCTACATGAAGGGCAAGGGCATCGTGCTCAACGAGCCCTCCGTGGTGGCTCTGCGCAACGTGGGGGGCCGCAAGGTGGTCCACGCGGTGGGTATCGAAGCCAAGCAGATGCTCGGCCGCACGCCCGGGCACATGGAGGCTATCCGCCCCATGCGCGACGGCGTCATCGCCGACTTCGAAGTCGCCGAGGAGATGATCAAGTACTTCATCCGCAAGGTTCACAACCGGAAGGGCTTCGTGAACCCGAAGGTGATCGTCTGCGTGCCGTCCGGCGCCACTGCCGTGGAGCGCCGGGCCATCAACGACAGCTGCCTCAACGCCGGCGGCCGCCGCGTGGGCCTGATCGACGAGCCCATGGCCGCGGCGATCGGCGCCGGCCTGCCGATCCACGAGCCGACCGGCTCGATGGTCGTCGACATCGGCGGCGGCACCACCGAGGTGGCCGTGCTGTCGCTCTCCGGCATCGTCTATTCGCGTTCGGTCCGCGTCGGCGGCGACAAGATGGACGAGGCGATCATCAGCTACATGCGCCGCAACCATAACCTCCTGATCGGCGAAACCACCGCCGAGCGGATCAAGAAGGAGATCGGCACGGCCCGGGCGCCGGCCGACGGCGAGGGGCTGTCCATCGAGGTCAAGGGCCGCGACCTGATGCAGGGCGTGCCGCGCGAGGTGCGCATCTCGGAGAAGCAGGCCTCGGACGCGCTTTCCGAGCCGGTCGGCCAGATCGTCGACGCGGTGAAGATGGCGCTGGAAGCGACCCCGCCGGAGCTCGCCTCCGACATCGCTGACAAGGGCATCAT is a window encoding:
- a CDS encoding ATP-binding cassette domain-containing protein; this translates as MSQAQPIPLEVELACAPGEVLGVVGPSGAGKTTLLRAIAGVTKVRGGRIAVDGETWFDSAGGIDLPAHRRAVGLVFQEHALFPHLTALGNVAVALGHCPATERQPRAAELLRRMHLDGLENRRPAELSGGQRQRVAIARALARDPKVLLLDEPFSAVDRRTRTRLHAEIAELRNGLSIPMLLVSHDIDEVTRLADRIALLDQGSLKLTGRASELLSQPLARELLLGEIAETPDHGD
- a CDS encoding rod shape-determining protein translates to MISSLFGAISNDIAIDLGTANTLIYMKGKGIVLNEPSVVALRNVGGRKVVHAVGIEAKQMLGRTPGHMEAIRPMRDGVIADFEVAEEMIKYFIRKVHNRKGFVNPKVIVCVPSGATAVERRAINDSCLNAGGRRVGLIDEPMAAAIGAGLPIHEPTGSMVVDIGGGTTEVAVLSLSGIVYSRSVRVGGDKMDEAIISYMRRNHNLLIGETTAERIKKEIGTARAPADGEGLSIEVKGRDLMQGVPREVRISEKQASDALSEPVGQIVDAVKMALEATPPELASDIADKGIMLTGGGALLRGLDAEIRDHTGLPVTVADDPLSCVALGCGKVLEHPKWMKGVLESTLA